The Deltaproteobacteria bacterium genome includes the window TATCCCTTTTTCGGCATCCTGCTGAACCCTGTGTTTGCAGCCGGTGCCATGGCCATGAGTTCGGTTTCAGTGGTGAGCAATTCCCTGAGGCTGAGAAGAAGGGCGGCATTAAGAAGAAAAGAGTGACGCCCGGCGTTCGTTGAAAGGAGCAGAATATGATGAAAAAAATTGAGCTTTTCAAGGAAAACGAGTTTAACGATCTGCACATGAGCAGACTGCTGGTGCATGATTCCCCTTATTTCAAGATCCTCAATTTCAACTTCAAGGCCGGACAGGAACTCCCGATACACTCCCACGAGATAGATGGCCAGGTGAGCATCGCCGTGCTTGAGGGGGAGGGGGAATTTCTGGCAAAAGAGGGGGCGACCCTCCCTGCCCGTCCCGGGGATGTCCTCGTTTCCGATATCAGCGAACCCCACGGCATCCGGGCCAGGAGCGATCTGCGCGTGCTGGTGACTATTGTGCCCCCCATATGATGCGAAACCCGCCGGATGATTCACGTCAGGATGGACGGTGAACAGGGAACGGACCCGTATGCGAGAGGGTTTGCGCTACAGCTTCCTCAAGACCGCCATGGCCGCCCTCTTGACCCCCATCTCCGGATCCGAAAGCATCCCTTCGATCATCCCCTTAAGGGGTGAAAGGTCTTCTTTCCCGAATTCAGCCAGTTCTC containing:
- a CDS encoding cupin domain-containing protein, which produces MKKIELFKENEFNDLHMSRLLVHDSPYFKILNFNFKAGQELPIHSHEIDGQVSIAVLEGEGEFLAKEGATLPARPGDVLVSDISEPHGIRARSDLRVLVTIVPPI